The DNA segment TTCATCAAAATATTTGACGATATCATTTTCGCTGAAGTTATATTCCAGCCATAACTTATCTAAATCCTCAACATCATTTGCATCAAAGTTCTCTTTGTCAAATAAAGAAAAAACAACTTTCTTGGGGGCTTTCCCATTGAGCTGATCATAAAGTTCCCCAGCAAAAGTATGAAATGAAAACATTAATACGAGGAGGATTAAAATTCTCATGCGGTTATCTCCGTGCTCTCTTCAGTATCTGTTATGAAGTTGTTTATTATTTTATTCTGGTTTTTTTCATGTCTAGTCATGAATAAATTAGCCAGCCTCATTTCTTTTCTGGATAGCTCGTCTTTATCTACAGACGTAAATCTTCCTCCGGTCTTAACTACTAATTTATCTGATTGATAAAAAAATAGTTCGACAACATATTCAGACTCTTTTTCAGTATTGGACATTTTTAATGTAATTTTTGTTTCTACAGGAAAAGCAAAAGATTGATAGTCTGCATATATATTACTTATGGCAAAAGATTGCTTTTCTTTTTTCATATAGAGCTCAGTCACTGCTGATGCCATTTGTCGGGTGGCTTCCAAAAAAATCATTCCCTGAATATGGATGCCCGTTGTGTGATCCAGTGTTAATTCATTATTATGTTGGATAATTAAATCTGAAATATAAACGTTATCGTGAACTTTGACTGGTTCGGTTATCAATGTGTTAACGTGATTTTGTTTATGTGATGACGTCTTTCTCGCCATTGGGAGATTATTTATTAATATTCTTGCATAGTCTTTTTTACAAGTGTCGGTAACCAAGTCTCTTTGTGACTGTGTCAGCCCTTGTCCGGGTAAAAATATAATATCTTCAATACATTTTTCACCGAATAATTGATGCCAGTTTTTAAAACACACAAAGTTATCAAGCTGCTCGCAGTTAGAAAACATTTCTCCGACAACATATGTGATTTTCATTACAGCTCCCGTTTATTAATTATTCTGTGCACAGTGCCATTAGATTCCAAAAATAAGTTACTCTTGGTATCTTATTCTGTCAATAGCTCCAAATGAACTATTCGTTACCGCTTCGTTTCAATATAGAGAACTTCAGAAAAATCGCTCTGACAGTGCGGTATTCCATTTATAGTGGTATTTGATGCGGATTCAGTGTGGAAAATTAGTGTAGTTTTTGACGCGACCAGAAGCGATTGGCTAGTCATTGTTGATACTATGACGTCAATGTTTAATTTAAGATCGTTACCTATGCGAAAATATCAACGTGCCCGCAGTCACGAAGAAAAAAACGAACGGCTGAGCAGTATCTTGTCGGCAGCCGAAAGTATGTTTGCAGAAAATGTGTATGAGGCGTGCAATCTGAATGTAATCGCCGCCGCCGTTGGTATCACTAAAACGGCGCTTTACCGTTATTTCAGAAGCAAAGAATTGATTTTTCTGGAGATCTATAAACACCAGTTAGCGGAGATTGTCCCGTCTCTGCAGATTTGTTTACAGATACAGGATGCGGCTGGCTTGTCTGCATTGCTGTCTTCACGCCCATTGTTTTGCAGGCTCAGCGCAATTTTAACGACTGTGCTTGAACGTCCACTCTCAGTGGCAGAGGCGAGATCGTTCAAATTAACCGTGTTGCAGTTACTCGAACCTTGTGTGATCACGCTGGTCAGTGAACACGGTTTCACACCGGATGCGGCCGCTATGTGGCTAATGCAACTTTTAGTGGCGGTGGTGGGATGCTGGCATGTCTGTCACACATCGCCAATGATGAATGAGGCACTGGCAATTCCTGAACTGGCCAGTTTTCAGTTAAATTTTGATGAGATGCTGCAGCAGCATATAACCATGATGATGCAGGGGCATTGATGCCCCTTTTTCAACTGACTTCCGGGTGGTCTATCTGTGTGGAATTTATCCGCCGAATGCAACTTCTGGTAAACCAGCAACATCCATCGGAATGGCCAATACCGCACCTTCCAGCGGATGTGCGGCCAGATGTTCTGCCGACATACCTTGGCTGGCACTGGTGACATACAAGGTTTTCAGATCCGGGCCACCGAAGCAGGGCATGGTTGGATTGGTGACGGGTAAGGCAATATCGCGCAGTAATTCACCTTGTGGGCTAATACACAGCACGCGGCTACCGGCATATTGCGCTGACCAGTAATTGCCTTCGCTATCAACAGTGGCGCCATCAGGGCGCCCCATGCCTTCCGGTACATGGAAAAACAGCTGTTGGTTACTGACTTCACCTGTTTCCGGATCGTAATCGCAGCGGTAGATATTGCGGTTTTGAATCGGGGTATCTGACCAGTAGAGTGTTTTGCCGTCCGGGCTGAAGGCCATGCCGTTACAAGTCCAGCTTTTGCCGATCAGCGGACGCACACTCAAATCAGGGCATAACTGATAAAACGTACCAAACGATTCATCTTTACGGGCATTCATGGTGCCGGCAATAAAGCGACCTTTCGGGTCGCAGCGGCCATCATTAAAGCGTTGCCAGGGTTTATCGGCTTCAGGGTCAACAATGGGTGTTAAGGTCGGGTTGCTGACGTCATCAATAAAATGAAAGCCCGATTGCAGGGCGACTAATAAGCCCCCTTTTTCACGCCAAATAAAACAGCCTATCTCTTCTTGCAGCTGAATGACACTGTGCTGCCCGCTGGCAGGGTGATGACGGTGGATCTGGTGTTTTGTAATATCGACCCACCACAAAGTTTGTGTTTCCGCATGCCAGCGAGGGCATTCACCTAATTGATCGCGTTGAGCTGATAGTGCCTGCATGATGTTCTCTCCGAGAATGACTAAACGCAGATTAACGGATGTTTCCGGTAACATAAAATGTAACCGGTTTTATTGTGATCTATGTCTACCTTCGAGTTTGAGTAACACTATGCTCTCTGCTATTTTTTTACATTGCGCGGCAAAAAATAAATTCGTATAGATTGTAGATAGTTAGATAATAAGCTTAAATCTCAGTTAGATATAATCGGGGTGAGTTTATTCATAGCACGGAGTCCCCACCCGTCATGGTTCCTGGTGTTGCTAATGGTGGCAAACCTCTGACTATATGAGCGAGTTCTCCTTATGCCGTATGAGTTGAGTCAAGGCGTTGATCTGTTAAATGAAACAGAAACTTTCTTACAAACGCTTTTAGAAACCATCCCAGACATACTATTTGTGTTTGATGAAGAGTGTCGCTATTTGTGCGTGCTGTCGTCGGAACACAACATCAGCCAAATGAAAGCCTCTCACTTTGTCGGTCATCGGATTCATGACCTCTGGCCAACAGAGTTAGCCGATCGTTTCTATCACACTATTCGAGAAACACTGCGCACAGAGCAACCACAAGCACTGGAATATGAACGTGACACCGCGATGGGGTTGCGTTGGTTTGAAGGGCGCACACAACCCTTACCGCAATCATTGTATGGTCGTAAGGCCGTTGTTTTTCTGGCGCGTGATATCACCGAACGCAAATTGGCTGAAATTGCCCGGACTAAATCGGAATCACAGCTTAATTCTCTGTATGAACTAGGGATTGTCGGCTTTGCGTTCAGTCTGACCGGAAAACAGTGGATCCGCGTTAACAGTTATTTGTGTGACTTGCTGGAGTTTTCAGAAGCTGAATTATTAGGCATGA comes from the uncultured Tolumonas sp. genome and includes:
- a CDS encoding AfsA-related hotdog domain-containing protein; its protein translation is MKITYVVGEMFSNCEQLDNFVCFKNWHQLFGEKCIEDIIFLPGQGLTQSQRDLVTDTCKKDYARILINNLPMARKTSSHKQNHVNTLITEPVKVHDNVYISDLIIQHNNELTLDHTTGIHIQGMIFLEATRQMASAVTELYMKKEKQSFAISNIYADYQSFAFPVETKITLKMSNTEKESEYVVELFFYQSDKLVVKTGGRFTSVDKDELSRKEMRLANLFMTRHEKNQNKIINNFITDTEESTEITA
- a CDS encoding TetR family transcriptional regulator, with protein sequence MRKYQRARSHEEKNERLSSILSAAESMFAENVYEACNLNVIAAAVGITKTALYRYFRSKELIFLEIYKHQLAEIVPSLQICLQIQDAAGLSALLSSRPLFCRLSAILTTVLERPLSVAEARSFKLTVLQLLEPCVITLVSEHGFTPDAAAMWLMQLLVAVVGCWHVCHTSPMMNEALAIPELASFQLNFDEMLQQHITMMMQGH
- a CDS encoding SMP-30/gluconolactonase/LRE family protein, encoding MLPETSVNLRLVILGENIMQALSAQRDQLGECPRWHAETQTLWWVDITKHQIHRHHPASGQHSVIQLQEEIGCFIWREKGGLLVALQSGFHFIDDVSNPTLTPIVDPEADKPWQRFNDGRCDPKGRFIAGTMNARKDESFGTFYQLCPDLSVRPLIGKSWTCNGMAFSPDGKTLYWSDTPIQNRNIYRCDYDPETGEVSNQQLFFHVPEGMGRPDGATVDSEGNYWSAQYAGSRVLCISPQGELLRDIALPVTNPTMPCFGGPDLKTLYVTSASQGMSAEHLAAHPLEGAVLAIPMDVAGLPEVAFGG